AACCCGGCCATGTCGGACGCGTAGGCCTTAGTCTGCGCGTCCGCGGAGCCGCCGCTGAACAGCTGCTGGTCCGAGTGCAGCAGGCCCTTGTTCCGCAGCAGGTTCTTGTAGTAGAAGTTGTCGAAGACGTAGGACGTGCACGGGTCCAGCGGCGAGGTGTTGTCGTCGCCGTTGCCGGTGGCGCTCGGGCACCGCGGCTTCAGCGACGACGCTAGCGACGCGTCCAGGCTCGTGGTCTCGTTGTAGAGGCGGCCACGGAAGTTGACGCACCGCGCCTGCCCGATGGTGTGCCCGCCCGAGAGCGCGATCATGTCCGTCGCGCTCAGACCCTTCTTGGAGAAGGCCTTGATCAGGTCGGCGAGGTCCAAGGTCGGCGCCGGGAGGTCGTTGTTCGCGTCGTCCaggctcgccgtcgtcccgtccCGACGGCCGAGCTCGACGTCCCAGGTTGGCCCGCCAAGCTGTAGAGGTGACAGTTATTAGCTTGAAACCATGCATGGAAAGAGGTAACGAACCGATCATGATCTGAATGATTGTGCATGTGATGCTTACGGCGACGACGGAATCGCGGGCGGCCACGGCGAGGATGTCGGCGCAGGAGACCGTCTTCTTGCAGGCGTCCTCGAGCTGCGCCTTGATGTCGTCAATCACTTCGAACCCGCGGAGCGAGTTCTTGTTCGGCTGCGCGGTCTTCTCGCCGGTGAAGCCCGGGGCGTCGTCGAGCAGCACTGACCCGTCACAGCCCTGTAAAGTTCATTTGCGGTCAACGATTAGTCCACGAAAAGGCACTCCATGATTGTAGTCAGAGACTAAGCGATCTGCTAGAAATGACAAAGACTTGTTTGAAAATTGAAGCACGCCGCAGAGTGCGCGCCACTTTTTAACTGAACTGACTGTACACCACCCCACTGTCCCACCCACATACTCTGCATGATACGCATCTATTCTCCATGTGCAAGCAGTGGAAGATTCTAACTTAATTTCGTTAGTTTTTCCTTAATTGCCCGATGGGTTTGAAGTTGCTAATTTTTGCTGACGAGTTtcagagagagaaaaaaatcaACATCGTTTATGCTGGAGTTTCAGATAAATGGAAACAAAATGAAAGGCTGAAGAAAAAGAGAAGGTGGCTAACGGCACTTGCATTGACAAAGCAGTCGTGGAAATGGAGGCGGAGCAGTGACGCCCCCATGCGGGATTCCTTGGAGACGGCAGCCCTAACGGCGGACTCGACGATGTCGAGCGCGTCGGGGCATGTCTCGTCGTAGAAATCGGTGGAGAGCTGCGCTGAGACAGCAGCCGCGGCGAACAGCAGGGCCAAGGTGTAGCAAGCGAGGGATTGCCTGGACGCCATTGCTGATAGCTAGAGCTCGTTAGAAGGCGCAGGGAATTCTGTGTGACTTAAGTGGTCTGTGCGTGCTGCGGCTGCAAGGATAGCTCCATGCGCCCTGGTATTTATAGGCACGGCGGTGTCAGCTGCTAGTTCTTTACAGCACTCCTAGTGTCTCCTGCATGCATGTTATCTGCTGCCATCTACAGCTTGGACATTGTTTAACTTTTAGTGGTGTACAGCCAGAAAGTAAGAAATGAGAGGACACACGTAGAAAAGCTTTATTTGCATGCGCAATGTTGCTGCGCACCACAACGCACCTGTAGGATTACCTGCATCATCTTGAAGGCCATACTGTAAAAAGGGGCTCTGCAAGGTAAGCCCAGTGCGTGTGTCTCATGCATCAAACCTCTACAATTTTTTCACTCTAAGATACAATACAAACGCCATCATATAAGTTTGTTACGCCTTGCAGTTGCTTTAGtacttcttttttttaaaaaaaaatccatTTACAGATGCACTGGTACTAGTGTAACGTTTTGCTATAGCCTTCTTGATTCGTATTCTGGAGCCAGGATCAAGCGAGATCCATCCAGTTGCACTTCTTTACTCCAGGCCCGGACATGAATTTCAAAGCTACTGCCAAGTGCATGTGGGACAGGCTCGCTCAGCTAGTGGAGCTTCAGTGCATAGCATACGACTTTGCAACCAACCTTAGGGCCCAATCAGGCAATAACTAGGACCCAAATCCCCGTTTAGTCTTTAAGCTCAGGTGTGAATAGCGGCGCGGCTGGTCGTAAGTAGCATGACCAGGGTCAGCAAATTAGGCGCGCAGCATGTTTGCTTTAAGCGGAGTGCTAGGATTAAGCATGCTCTCCAAGCAAAGAAACAGAGGCGTGCTAGCTCTTACTTTTCGCGGCCCATGCATGCACAGCATGGTGATACATCGCTGCGGATCTCCCAAACTTGGTGTGACCTTGTGACGGTTTCATTCCTTTGTTATCACTTCTGCTATAAACTATGTGGATTCTGAAGCCGGGTTGATCTTGATTTGGTGCGAACTTGTTTTACTTTCGTTGGAGCGCTGGCAGCTAGGTGCCTAGGTATTCCTACGTGATAGCTAGTAGATTAACTTCTTAAACTGTGTGCGGGTGTACACTAGGCTATTTATATTTCCAACTTTTTGCTGAATTTTGTCATTTTTAACTGGAATTTATATTTTTGAAAAGACGAATTAAACAGCGAGCTGTAGCACTCAATCGGAGGAAAGAGATGAGGTAGCCACTTGGATCCGGGCTCGATGAGATAACAGCACCTATACCACCATTCCACCAACCTAGCAATCACTTTGTTCTAGATCTTCCCATTAGGATCATACATTATCCATGCAATCAAATAATAATGACCCTAAAAACTGAATCAAATCATGTAAGGAACTCTGAATCGAATCATGATTAAATGTGGATTAGGCGCGCGGCTGAAGAGTCCTGACGTAACTATCCTCGCACCGATCACGGCGGTGTTTGGCACATGCGCTTCTTGCCAAACCTTTTTGCTCTAGACCGGCCTCCAGTATAGTATACTACTTCGATCCCGTAGAGGCAAACACTGATGAGTAAACAACACGAGGCGAGCTCCGCCATGGCGACGACCACCGAAGGTCCGAAGCGCATGCCAGTGGCGCACGATCACGACATGCTCCGGCGTTAAGCTAGTTTATGTTCGGCCGGCAGTGGCGAGTGATTGATTCCGTTCCGTGACTATGAGAGAGAGGTTTGATTTCTACGTGCAAGTTGCAGGAGGAGCGGGGGGCTGGTGGTCAAAATTCGAATCGCTTGGAAGCTAGTctgactttttttttttttggcccTGCAACCCTTTTCTTGTGCGCACGTCTGACTACTTTTTGCCTGCATTGTCTTTGCAAGTCCCTGTTAAGCTAGGCAGCGACGGTGGAACTCTGCATAAAAATTGGATCAGTGGAGAGGAGTTCACCTGAGCTGCCGTGAGGCCCCTGCGCTAGCTGTGCGCGCGAGATAGGGCGGCGAGAAGCCATGCCGACATGTCAGCTGGGGTGCCGAAGGGCGGTAAAAACTACTGATTCCAATCAGGATGAAGCTCAGATTTACCTAAGCAGAGCACATTGCATCGTGCACTACTTATCTGGATAACACACACCGTACCCCAAATTGAAGGGGATAAGCAAAAATGGATTGTCGATTGGCGAATATAGATTGGCATCATCTGTCTTTTGGAACTCGGATCATCCAGACAGTCACCATCGCATGCCAGAACGTTACCTATGGAGCAGCCGGCAGCGAAAGAAGCTTAGATAGCCAGATACTACTACTATCTGTCAGACCGTTACCGATCGCCTGGATGTCTGTGGTATGTTGATAGAGAGCACTGAGCTTTCAGCTGTAGTGATTGGGTTGCTCGGCAGCTCTACAGTGGGAGTGGCCAACGATGCTCTACAGTGGGTTGGTCCTCGCACGCTTTTGACATCTGGCCACAAGAGGCCACTCCACCCCTGGACCAGAGCAGAGCTTGCTCACCGGAGCGAGCCACTGGCCGGCCACTGTATCGTCGTGCCATCGTGGGAGTAAATGGCGCGGTCGTCAGTGCGGCGCACCAGATTCTAGAAAAACTGCGCCAGCCACCGTGCGTGCGACGGTGAAGGTGGCGAGTGCCAGCACAAGAAGCCAACAAGGCCAGCGGACTTACTAAGCTGGGCCAAACCCGAAACTCGCCAATGCAGCCCAACCGCGGAGAGTACAGGGCCGGACCAACAACGGACGACGACCGGAGAATACAGCCCAGCTCGGTCTCTCGGCAGCAGCATGGATCAACCAAATTTGGCGGCCCAAATCCAAACTTGGCCCGCCGAACCACCCTCCGCTTCCGAACCACGGCGCCGTCATCAGGCTTGAGCCAAACAGAGGAAGCATCAGCCTGTATAGTCGGCTCATGTCAGTTCATGTATCACAATAGTGAATCAAAATGTTAAAATGGATGAGCCAAACAGAGGAAGCAAATGTGACGAAGAAACTGGACAGTACAGCATGGAGAAAGAGTTCTTACAGTCATCTGAAATCCCGAGATGATTCTTCTTTCTGACGTAGGCTATGTCTAGCAGTCCCTGGATCCACTGATGCAATGCTGCAGTGTCACTGAAATAAATCTGCCCTGAAGCTGGGCATTCAGAGACACTCCAGAGTTCGGGCAGTTTGTTCTTCAGGGTTCAGAGCGACGCTCGTAGCTGATTAGGAACAGTTCAATAGGGATGTTCCTGACGTATAAAAAAACTCCTCAAACTTTCGAAACCAACAGCTACCACTTTGAACTTTTAAGCACTTCGACACAACATAGGGGGTGTTTAGATCGCAAATgtttataacatttggaactttttgctattgtagcgttttcgtttgtatttgataaattttatctaatcatggtctaactaggcttaaaagatttgtctcgtgatgtacaattaaactgtgcaattagttatttttttacatacatttactgctccatgcatgtgttccaaaattgatgtgatggagagagagtgtaaaaatttggaactTTGAATGCATCTAAACGGGGCCATAGTCGCCAAATAATGTGGCGCGACACGGCGACAGATTGGGTGGAGCAAGAACGGCAGCGTCGTGGCGTCACTGCAGCAAGTCATCGGCTTTAGAACTCTGTATGTTTGCACGCGTTTTGTAGGATATCTAGTCATCACGTCACGGCGACTTTCAGTCAGTCACCCCGTTCTATACGGCACGGCGAGTTTTCTAACAAGAAACATTCTTAATGGGCATTTTCTTCTTGCCGAAGACTGCTAGCTCATACTACC
The sequence above is drawn from the Panicum hallii strain FIL2 chromosome 7, PHallii_v3.1, whole genome shotgun sequence genome and encodes:
- the LOC112898746 gene encoding peroxidase 2-like; this encodes MASRQSLACYTLALLFAAAAVSAQLSTDFYDETCPDALDIVESAVRAAVSKESRMGASLLRLHFHDCFVNGCDGSVLLDDAPGFTGEKTAQPNKNSLRGFEVIDDIKAQLEDACKKTVSCADILAVAARDSVVALGGPTWDVELGRRDGTTASLDDANNDLPAPTLDLADLIKAFSKKGLSATDMIALSGGHTIGQARCVNFRGRLYNETTSLDASLASSLKPRCPSATGNGDDNTSPLDPCTSYVFDNFYYKNLLRNKGLLHSDQQLFSGGSADAQTKAYASDMAGFFDDFRDAMVKMGGIGVVTGSGGQVRVNCRKAN